A single Gemmatimonadota bacterium DNA region contains:
- a CDS encoding UPF0164 family protein, which translates to MMTRIYASICVFAIVILLQSPAQGQGYVEIKDEDIYSSTAASRIGLTGFAFLKISQGARSVGMGDAYTAISNDINAAFKNPAGLTHMKRIEYVFSYNRWLVNSTVASGAVAANTPYGVVGVTFIGFYPEKSKETTILQPLGTGEMVNAGDVAIGFLYAKKMTDRLSFGVHGRWIQETLHDKKISSYDVSLGTLFYTGFGSSRLAMTLQNFGKDVTPEAVTFAMPMVFNIAAAMEVYGTIEDPTYLTAAVDFSYATDFGERLHFGGELWVARVLALRAGYKTNYDIESYSLGAGVRVNYVGGRQVSVDFAYSAIEGGFDAPLRVSLSGSF; encoded by the coding sequence ATGATGACCAGGATATACGCATCAATCTGCGTATTCGCGATTGTGATTTTGCTGCAATCGCCCGCCCAGGGACAGGGATATGTGGAAATCAAGGATGAGGATATTTACTCCTCAACCGCTGCTTCGCGAATTGGGCTTACAGGATTTGCATTTCTGAAGATTTCCCAGGGGGCGCGATCGGTGGGAATGGGGGATGCGTACACGGCCATATCCAATGATATCAATGCGGCATTCAAGAATCCTGCCGGTTTGACCCATATGAAACGGATTGAGTACGTGTTCTCTTACAACCGATGGTTGGTAAACAGCACGGTTGCTTCCGGAGCTGTTGCGGCGAATACGCCGTATGGCGTGGTGGGCGTTACCTTTATCGGTTTCTACCCTGAGAAGAGCAAGGAAACCACCATACTCCAGCCGCTCGGAACGGGAGAGATGGTGAATGCTGGGGATGTCGCCATCGGATTTCTTTACGCGAAGAAAATGACCGATAGGCTCTCCTTCGGCGTTCACGGTCGCTGGATTCAGGAAACGCTGCACGACAAGAAAATTTCCAGTTACGATGTCTCACTCGGCACGCTGTTCTACACGGGATTTGGCTCCAGCAGGTTGGCGATGACATTGCAGAATTTCGGCAAAGACGTAACGCCGGAAGCGGTCACTTTCGCCATGCCAATGGTCTTCAATATCGCCGCTGCTATGGAGGTTTACGGAACGATAGAAGATCCCACCTACCTCACAGCCGCAGTCGATTTCAGCTATGCCACTGATTTCGGTGAGCGGTTACATTTTGGCGGTGAACTCTGGGTCGCAAGGGTGCTCGCGCTTCGAGCTGGATACAAGACCAATTACGACATCGAGAGTTATTCACTTGGTGCCGGTGTTCGCGTGAACTATGTGGGAGGTAGGCAGGTCTCTGTCGATTTTGCCTATTCGGCGATTGAGGGTGGCTTCGATGCTCCGCTGCGCGTATCTCTGAGTGGGAGTTTTTAG